In Gallus gallus isolate bGalGal1 chromosome Z, bGalGal1.mat.broiler.GRCg7b, whole genome shotgun sequence, one DNA window encodes the following:
- the CENPH gene encoding centromere protein H gives MAGRLSESVGSGPGAEAETAADPDAKRDVLEHLCARTHLKQLVMEFDTACPPDEGCNSGAEVNFIESAKETLEEVGKVKSAFESKALVIKRIQLMDALRKRVKENDGCARLIVETMRDIIKLNWEIIQAHQQARVIRENLNDIRRKRYFLKQAEGEKALRIFTTVRKKKEVVRMKIAEKLKFIHRNVQYERKVTTLVQNILQNIIVGCQINWAKDPSLRAIILQLEKDISIQNLL, from the exons ATGGCGGGGCGGCTGTCGGAGTCCGTCGGGTCCGGGCCGGGCGCTGAGGCCGAGACGGCGGCCGATCCGGACGCGAAGCGGGACGTCCTGGAGCACCTCTG CGCGAGGACGCATCTGAAGCAGCTGGTGATGGAGTTCGACACCGCGTGCCCCCCCG ATGAAGGGTGCAACAGTGGCGCGGAAGTAAACTTTATCGAAAG tgccAAAGAAACTTTGGAAGAAGTGGGGAAAGTAAAAAGTGCCTTTGAAAGCAAAGCATTAGTCATAAAAAG GATCCAGCTTATGGATGCTCTGAGAAagagagtgaaagaaaatgatggTTGCGCACG ACTGATCGTGGAAACAATGAGAGACATAATCAAGCTCAACTGGGAAATAATTCAAGCTCATCAG caagcACGTGTGATTAGAGAGAATTTGAATGACATTAGAAGGAAAAGATACT TTCTGAAACAGGCCGAAGGAGAGAAGGCGCTGCGAATTTTTAccacagtgaggaaaaaaaaggaagtagtCAGAATGAAAATTGCTGAAAAGTTGAAGTTTATCCATAGGAATGTACAGTATGAAAGGAAGGTGACTACGTTAGTTCAAAATATACTCCAG AATATCATAGTCGGATGCCAAATCAACTGGGCGAAAGATCCATCTTTAAGAGCAATTATTCTACAGCTCGAGAAAGATATCTCCATTCAGAATCTCTTGTAG